A window of Methylomonas sp. 11b genomic DNA:
CTTTGGTTGCCGGCAAATATTACGGCTGGGTATGGCTGGACACGGTGATGGGTTTCGTCGGCGCGACAGTGATCCTGGTTTGGGCTTACGGTTTAATCAAAGAAACTAGTCCGGTCTTGTTGGACCAAGCCATGAACCCTAAATTTACCCAAGCCATACAAGCTGTGCTGGAGGATGACGGCGAATGCCGTGTCAGCGATCTGCATGTCTGGCCCGTTAGTGCGAATCATTATGCGGCAATCGTGGTTTTGGTCACCCAGCAGCCAAAATCGCCCAGTTATTATAAGAATCTATTGGCCAAATTCGCGCAGCTCGACCACATCACCGTGGAGGTCAATCGTTGTAATGGCGAGGATTGCGTTGCAGAATAATCGCGTCGTTGCCGATGAATTCAATTTGGCAGTGGTAATGCGCTGCTAACCAACGAAATGTTGGCCGCGAAAAAAAAGCGATGTGGGTTTGATCGTTTTTGTAATGCCATTTGGCAAAGGCTTCGGCATCAATGACCAATTTGGTCATAATGCCCAGCCAGCCGCCGGGTTTCAATAACTCAAATAGTGCGTCGAATTCGCGTTTTGGCGCACGAAAATGCTCTACCACCTCGGTGCAGACGATAAAGTCGTAGGTTTGGTGCAGGCGCTCAGGAAAGTCCGCATAGAAGGGATCGTAGACACTTATTCGATGCCCTTGGGCTTTTAACAGTCTTGCGAGCGCCGGACCGGGGCCGCAACCGTAGTCAAGGCCTGCAGAATTGTTCGGCAATCTTTCGAGCAGAGGGTTTGCCAAGCGCGATAAAAATTCAATGTAGCCCGGATCGTCGATGGAGTTTTGATGCAGATCATAAATAGCCTTTTCCTGGCTTGGCGATAAATGCTGTGTGCAATCGACATATACCAGTAAGCAATTCTGGCAACGCTTGTAATCGCGTTGGGAGTCACTGTGAAAATGATGGGTATTGAGACTATTACAGAGTGGGCAGGATAGTGCCGGCATAATTAATTTGGGCTTTTGCTTGACGCGTGGGTGATATGCTGTAGAATGCGCCGCTCTCTACTGCGGAGCGGTAGTTCAGTTGGTTAGAATACCGGCCTGTCACGCCGGGGGTCGCGGGTTCGAGCCCCGTCCGCTCCGCCACTTTCTTGTTTTACCCGCGTTTTCATTTCATCGCTGACGTGGCAATCATCATGAATATCGGCATACATTTTAGTTTGCGATATTCCTAAACTGTTGCCAGATAATTTTGAATGTAAGTGTCAAAGTCGGATCATTAGCGGCTACTCGCTCGTCCAAGATAACTTGATCCACCCAGCAACCTTCATCGATTTCATCAGTCGCCAGATCAAACGGTCCGTTATGCCGGCAGCGGTAGACCTGAATAAATTCCATACCTAAATCGGTGCTAGGCTCCAGTTTGAATAAGCCTTCCAGGCTCTCGGCAGATACGCCCAATTCTTCCTGTAATTCACGCGGCGCGGAACAGGCATAGCTTTCGCCGGCGTCGACGTGACCTGCCGCTGAGGTATCCCATAAGCCTTTGTTCAGATCTTTTTTCATTGAGCGCTTTTGCAGAAACAACTGGCCCGCATCGTTGAAAACCAGAATATGCACGGCCCGATGACGCAGTCTGTTGGCGTGAATCACTGATCTGGGTTGTTGGGCAATAACGGCATCGTCTTTATCGACGACATCGAGAAGTTCGTTGTGCATGTAAACTATCGATTCCTGAGGCAAGGTCGTGTATGGTAGCTGTTTTTAGTGCATGTCGCAGAGAACATATGGCAAGAAGAAGCGAACATAGTCAGGAACAAATCAAGGAAATGGTGTTGGTCGCCGCAGAAACCATCGTTATAGAGGACGGATACAGCGCCCTGACGGTGCGTAAAATCGCGATGGAAATTGGCTATACGGTGGGCAGCATTTATATGGTATTTGCCAATATGAACGATTTGCTGACCCACGTCAAAGGCCGGACACTGGACGAGTTGGCTAAACAATTGCTCCACTGCGTACCGTCCGCCAGCGTCGAGGAAAATATTCTTATCTTGGCGGAAACCTATCTAAATTTTGCCGCCCAGCATTTCAATCGCTGGCGAATGATCTTCGATATCCAGAGTGAGGAGCCTCAGCCTGACTGGTATCTACAAAAAGTGGAGCAGATGTTTGCCATTGTCGAGGTGTTGTTTATACAGCTTACGCCAAGTAGCTCGTCCGAGCAAAGCCGGCTGGCTGCCAGAACCTTGTGGAGCGGCGTGCATGGGATCTGTATTTTGTCTCTAACCGCCAAACCGCAAGTCAGCGATATTGAAGCATCCAAGCTAAGCGTGGATTTGCTAGTGCAAGCCTTTATTCAAGGTTGGAAGGCGCTTGCTCCACTTCAGGTAAGTGCCAAACCACCAGAAAAGTAGCCGCCAGCAGCAGCAAACCCAGGCCGATTAGCGCGGCAATTGGTGTTACATGTTCGGCAGCAGCCAGGGTATAGCCGCCGACCGACAATAACATTGCCACATTCTGGAAAAAATTCTGCATCGCTACCGCGCCGCCGCTGCCTATGCTTTGTTGACCAAGGTCCTGAAGTGCCGCATTGATCGGTACGATAAACATGCCGCCGGCCATACCCATTAAAAACAACACAAAACGCGCCGGCCAAACCGCCTCGGTAAAACTCAGGGCGATGATAAAGATGCTCATCAAATAGGCCGGGATTCGAGCGCGACGTAAATGTTCCAGCGGAATCAAGCGCGGGACCAGGACCGAACCGGCGATGATGCCGATAGCCAAAAATAGCGTCAGATTGGCTATGTCGCTGGCATTATGCGTCATCAACACCAACGGCGCCCAGGCGATGATGATGACCCGCACGCTGGCAGCAGCCGCCCAGAATAAGGACGCGCCAAGCACTGCGAACCGTGAGCGCGGCATCGCCAGAAAAGTTTTAACTTCCAAGTAGAACAGCCTGACTTTCGAGCCGGATGGTGGCGTTTTACGCAAACCAATCGGCAAGAATAGGGTGGTTGCAGCGGAAATCAAAAACAAGACTATTGTGGCAATCAAGGCCCAAGTGGTGGAATGATCGGCCAGTTTGGCCCCGACCACCATGCCAGTTAATATAGCCAGAATTGTCGAACCTTCTATCCAGCTATTGGCTTTGACCAGGCCGTCGTGGCCTGCTAGTTCCGGCAAAATGCCATACTTGGCCGGACTGTATAAGGCAGCGCCGACACCGACCAGACAATAAGCCAATAGAGGCTCGACGTGAAATAACAACAAGCCGGCACCGCAAGCCTTGATCAGATTGGCGACAATCAACACCCTCGATTTAGCATGGTTGTCGGCAAATCCGCCCACCCAGGGAGCCAAGACCACGAATGCCACCAGAAATACGCTTTGCAATGCCGGCACGTACCAGCTAACCGGATGCGCGTCCTGCATCACCATGGCGATGACAGTAAATAAAATGGCGTTGTCGGCAAATGCAGACAGGAATTGCGCGACTAGAAGGGGATAGATGTGTTTGCTCATGGCGTTAAAGGGTAGTTAAGTTAGGCAAGACAGAGGTGGGGCCACGCTCAAGCGGGCTCGACGTTGCCTTCCAGCAATCGCGCAGCTAACGCGGTAGCTCCTGGATAATCGGTTTTTCCGGTTGCCAATACCGGCAACTTATCCAGCACAAACACTTTCTTGGGCAGATTGATGGTAGCCACACCGGTCGAGGCTTCGGCCAACTGTTTGGCGTTGGCGTCGCGGCGAGTAGTCAACAATACCAGTTGTTCGCCTTTTTTCGGATCGGGCAGACTTACGACTACGTGTTGCGCATCCGGCCAGGCGTTGATGGCCAACTGCTCGACGGCGGTCAGCGAGACCATTTCCCCGCCGATTTTTGCAAAACGTTTGCTGCGGCCGCGAATATGAATAAAGCCCTCGTCGTCGACATGCACTATATCGCCGGTATCGTACCAGCCTTCGCCATAAGCGGCCGAGCAGGGCGGTACCAATACGCCGGGATTATCCGGCAGTAAATAGCCTTTCATAATGTTCGGGCCGGCGACGTGTAATTTACCGGCATTTTCGATACCTGGCACTGGTTCCAGCTTGTGTAGCATATCTGGCATGAAACGGCCCACGCTGCCGGCTTTATAATCCATTGGCGTATTCACCGAAGTTACCGGCGAGGTTTCGGTAGCGCCGTAGCCTTCCAGAATACGGATGCCGAATTTGTCTAGCCAAGTGGTACGGGTGGTTTCCTGTAATTTTTCCGCACCGGCTACCACGTAACGCAGGGAGAAAAAATCATAAGGATGGGCTTTTTTGGCATACGCGGCCAGAAAGGTGTTGGTGCCGAACATGATGGTCGCACCCACTTCATACGCCATTTCCGGTATTACCGCGTAATGCAGGGGTGAAGGGTAGAAGAAGCTGGTCATGCCGTTCAGCACCGCCATCATGGTGCCAACGCTGAAGCCGAAAGAATGAAACATCGGCAAAAAGTTTAGTACCACGTCGCCCGGACCGAAATCGATGCGTGACCTGATTTGTTTGTGATTGGCTAATATATTGGCGTGCGACAATACCACGCCTTTGGGTAAGCCTTCCGAGCCGGATGTAAACAGCACGACCGCCGCATCGTCAGCATCATAGTCATGACTTTTGTACCAAATTCCGGCGGATTTAGCCTTTAGCCATCCGAGTAACTTGTCGGCACCGGTTAACGATGCCGCCAGATCTTCCAGATAGACCAGTTTGACATGTTGTGCCAATGTGGCTGTGTCATCCTCAAGATGCGCCAGTTCGATGAACTTGCGCGAAGTCAGCACGGTGTTGACTTGCCCGGTACGGCAGGCCGCTGCCATGCCATTTGCACCGATTGAATAATTCAACATGGCCGGTACTCGTCTATAAATCTGCAAACCCAGAACCACGTTCAGCGTCTTGCAGCTATTCGGCAATAGCACGCCAACATTTTCACCAGTTTGGGTAATTGCGCTAATCAGTTTACCAACGATTAGGCTACGGGTTATCAATGCGTCGTAGCTTAAAGGTTTGCGCTCCAGATCCTCGGCAACGGTGTAGCTACCACCATATAATGTGCGAGCTTCCAGCAATGCCGAAAAAATGGTTTGTTGGTAATGGCTGGTGGCAAACATCATTTCGGTCATGATGTCGGCCAGGATGTGACCGCTATGTTTGCGGCGGGCTTTACCGGTCACGTCGCCGTGCGTTTCTATCAGCGTGGGCGGCTGTATATGAATGGCGATGCGTGGAAGCCAGTGTTTGCGCAAGATTCCGCCCATTCTGGAAAAGCGGCTAAATTCGGCACCTTCAATTCGAACAGGCAGTATCGTCGCCCCCGACTTGTCGGCAACCATGCCGGTGCCATCATAGATTTTCATTAAGGAACCGGTGACCGTGATGCGGCCTTCCGGAAAAATCACGGTTTTTGTGTCGCTTTGTAAATGATGAATCAACGCTTTTAATGACAGGGGATGCGTCGGGTCCATCGGAAACACTTTTGATAAACGCAAGAATGGTTTCAGCCACCAGCGTTCCGAGATTTGGGTGTTGATCGCAAAGGTGATGTCGTCCGGCAAAAACACGCCCAACAACAATGGATCGAGAAACGAGGTGTGATTGGCGACGATCAAGACGCGGTTGCCGGCTTTGGCATAATTATCAAGCCCGTGGACTTTCACTCGATAGACTAGCGTCAACAGCCAGCGTAAAACAACTTTTAACATAGTATTCCTCCCGTAAGCGCATATTAGCAGACAGATTGCGATTTGCCGGGAGGCACTATAAACATAAATTAAACTGTGTTCAATTCAAATTTTTCATTCCTAAAACACAAATAAAAAAAGCCAACTCTCCCGAGATGGCTTTTGTGGGTTTATAACGCAATCGGAAACTATCGATAAAAGACTGCGCAGCCTTCCTTAGCCCCTATGCCGCAATTTTTCTTGTGCCTTTGCGAGCGCCAAATACCGCTAACAAACCCGGAACAAACAAAAATATCGAGGCTGGCAAGGGCACTGCTGCCGGTACGGCAGTGATCTTAACGTTCCCGCCTTGCGCTGTCCCGCCGATTGATGTGCCGTCGAAAGTATAAATTTCTGATGAAGCGCTGAAATTGATTAAGTAAGCAGTATTAATCGCGCTAACTGTAAGTGCTTTGAACGTTATGGTGCCCAATAAAGTTGGCCCGGTTATATTCAAGCCTGTGTTTGCAGAACTTGTGGGGGATAAATCTTCAGCAAAGTGAATGGAACCCGAACCACCTATGCCAGGTGTAATGGTGTTAATAAATACTGCCGAATCGTCGGTGCCAAAAATACTGGTGCTAGTTAGGGACTGCGCCGACAGATTGTTACTGTTGTATGTCAAGGTCAGATCGAAAGCACCAAAATCAGCTAAACCATCGACATAGATATTGGCATCAAAAAATGAGCCTACAGTAGTGGTATAGATATTCGAATTATTTGGAAATTTGAGACTTAAAGTGGTCGCTTCCGCAGTATGGAAAAAACCAGCGGCAGCTAATGCCAGCAATCTAATAAATAAATTTTTGTTCATAACGATTCCGTAGATTTGTGGTCTGTCGGGGCCTGCACCCCGACATCATGCTTAAAAAATTGAAACAGCACTTATGGTGTTGGAGTAACCAAAGCACATTTTGGTAAAGTGCAAAGCGTCGCTGCTTTTCTGTGGTCGGCGAGATTGACTCTTAAATCGCCATTCACATCGGATGGGTCACCTGCGCTAACTACTTGGCCGTATTTAGCTTTGATGGTATTCAAATCATTCAAATCAATGTCGTTATCGCGATCTGTATCGCCAGGGCCGGTTACCTTTACGGTATAGGCTTTAGAAGCCGCGGTGCCATCGGTATCACTTGCGGATACGGTAAAATTAAACACACCCACTTTTGACGGCACACCGGATAACAAGCCGGTGTCCGAATCGATTGCCAACCCGTTAGGTAACGCACCTGTAGTAACGTTTACAACGTAGGGTGTATTACCGCCGTTAGCGACAGGCCGTTGTGGAAGTAGCTCATTGACACTGCCGTTTTGCAACGCATCGACCATGCTGAACGGTGTGGCAGCCAAAAACTCTGTCATTTGCGCGCCCAGATATTCACCGACGACGGCTACCGTGCTGCAATCAAAACTTTGAGTTTCGCCAAAAGCGTTTGTTACGTCCACGACGTCTAAGCCGGAAATGCCGTCCGCACCGACTGCGTCACACATGGCTTCGCCTTTTTCACCGTCTATCGAGGCAGCGGGACCCGCATAGGCATAAAACTCATAGCGGCGGGTAATGACTTTGTCACCATTTTCGCCCATATCCTCGGCTTTGCCGGTTAACTCAGTCTTCTTGCTGCTGGCGCCGTTTCGTGTTTGTAATAAATGCCATTCCGACTCAACTTCGTCAGGTTCGCCGTTGGTCCAGTCAGGGAGGTTGTCGCCATCATGGTCATCGCTGATCAGATCGCCCAAGGCCAAAGGCCGGGTTTTATGTGTTTTGGTTTTGATGACCTTAACCCAGCTAGGTTCGCCAAATTCTTTAACCACGGGTTGCGGAACGACGGGGGCGGGAATAGTCGCAACGACTTGCGCGGGAATGCCAACAACTGGCGGGGTAAAATCAAAAACGGGCGTGCTGATAAGTAGCGATGGACCGACAACGACTTTGCCGCTGGCGTCTTTGACTAGCCAGTTGTATTTAACAGCACTGTAGGGATTGGCGTTTCCATACGCAAAATGCACACCAAAATGCTCGCAACCAACGTTTTGAGCCAAGTTATAGCAAGACGGGGCGCTATTAGGCGGTAAAAAATTAGTGAAGCCAGTTTGAAAGCCGCTGGCTACCGGTTGTTCATAACGAACAAACGTTTTTGGATGCGCCGGGTCGGTAAGGTCTTCACGAATTTTTCCGTAACCATAGTGATTACCTGGGTAAGTGCTGATGACGTCTTTGCTGTGACAATCGTCTAATTCTATTTCGATACCGTATACGATTTCGCCAGTGCGGTTCATCGCATCAAAATTGCCTAAAGAGCCCCTGATGTTGCTCGCCTCGGCGGCAGAGCCAAGCGCTAGCAATGGCAATAAGAGAGTCATCTTTTTCATAGTGTGTTCCCTGTTGATTAGTGGTGTGTAAACTGACCTAAACTAGCAATGAAACTGGCGGCGTACTAATCAACTAAATCAAAGCAAATTCCCGGTTTTAATAAGCCCAAATAATGCCGTATGGGGATCTAAAAAATCGGGAGTTAAAATAGTTTTGCCGCGAGGCATGTAGTGAGTTGCCTAACTCGGAAAGCAGATTTCAGACTGTCAGGCAACTTAAAGTCGGGAATTTATAACAGCGGAAAATGAATTTAAAATTAAAACTGCGTCAATTATCACGTTTCTATTGTCATTCCTTTGACTTTTTTCCGGTGAGCATAGCTTTTACCAGGCTCTCTCGGTGGAATCTGCTGGAGATAATGACACCGGCTATATGCAGGGCAATCAATACCAGCATAAAGTTCGTTGCACCTTCATGAATTTCCTCCCAAAATTCTTCGTCTTGGCTTTCCATCTCTGCTTTTCCATCATCGTCGTCGTCTTCTGCATGGGCAGCACTAATCAAAGTTAGCGTTGTCGGATTGGCAGCCAGCGGGCCTCGGCCTTCTTCTATCGCATATACTTTTAAGCCGCTGACAGTCACAACCAGCAGCGTAGAGAGCAATGCCATGACCATCCAGCCGCCCAAAGGATTGTGGCCGACATAATGTTTCGCGGAACCTGCGCGCAGTTCGCGTATATAGCGGTAAACATTCCCGGGAGAACGGACAAAATCGCTAAAGCGGGCATGGCGGCTGCCGATTATTCCCCACAGAATGCGGAAAATAATCAGACCCAAAACCGTGTAGCCGGCGTAAATATGCCAAGCGTTTTCTTCCTCGCTGGTGAAATAGGCCACAGTAAAGGCAAGGACCAACGACCAGTGAAAAATACGGATAAAAATGTCCCAGACCGCTACGGTGTTTTCGTTATTCATGTTGTTTACCTCGGTATGCTTAGTTGCGGATATAGCTAGTCTAGGAAACCGAGATAAATCCAATCTTAAAAGTTCGGGGTTAAAATAGTTTTCTCCGAGTAACTCTTTGAAACCAACCTTTGTTATGACTCAACTATGCGACTATTGCTGGTAGAAGATGATCCAGGCCTGTCCCGATCCTTAAAAGCCGACCTGGAAAGAGCCGGGTTTGCGGTCGATTTGGCCATGGATGGCGAAAGCGGCGAGTTTTTAGGCATGACTGAATCCTACGATATCGTCATCCTGGATTTAGGCTTGCCGAAAATGCCCGGACTAGAAGTACTGCGACGTTGGCGGCAGGCGGGCAATCATGTGCCGGTCATTGTGCTGACGGCGAGGGATGCCTGGCATGAAAAAGTCGATGGCTTTAAAGTGGGCGCCGATGATTATTTAGGTAAGCCGTTTCATATCGAGGAGTTACAGGCACGCATCCAAGCCTTGTTAAAGCGCATGCACGGGATGATGCAGCCGCAACTGTGTGGTTGCGGTGTGACCTTGGACGAAGACAGACAAACGGTCAGTGTCGATGGCGCTGAGCATGCCGAGTTGACGGCAATCGAGTTTCGTTTGCTGCGCTATTTCATGCTGCATCCCGGCAAGCTGCTCACCAAAAGCCATTTACTTGAGCACGTGTACGAAAGCGATGGCGACCCCGCCAGCAACGTTATCGAAGTGTATATCAATCGGTTACGGCGTAAATTAGGTAAGGATTTGATCGCTACTCGGCGTGGGCAAGGCTACATCTTTGGCGAAAAGCCATGATCTCGTTACGCCAGCGGCTCAACCGCGGCTTGATTATTATCCTGAGTATGGTGTTTGCCGGGCATTGGTTAGCAGCAGATTGGGTGATTCGCTCCGTGGCGGAAAAACAAATGCTGACCCGCTTGCAACACGATGGCGACTCGTTGCTCGATACATTGAAACGCAATGCCGAAGGCGAACTGATCTTCGATAGCTCGCATGCAGGCACCGTTTACGGTCAGGCGTATTCCGGCCACTATTTCGTGATCCAGATTGAGGGAAAAGCCTATTATTCAAAATCGCTGCAAGATGGGGTTTTGCCTTTCGCCACGGAGCCTGTCAATACCGCCAGGCAATTCCATTTTCCCGATGGGCCGCATCATCAACCTTTGCTGGTCTTGAGTCGAGGTTTCGAGCGGTTTGGTCATGCAATCACAATTAGTATTGCCGAGGATTTGAGCGATATTGGTCACGATATAGATCATATCCGGCTCGCCTATCTGGTACTGACGGCCATGGTACTGCTGACTGCAATCGCCCTGCAAAGTAACGATGTGCGCAGATCGCTGAAACCGTTGCAGGCCGCGCGGGATGAATTGGCGGAAATTGCCTATGGCCGTCAGTCACAGATCCAAGCCAGAGTGCCGGCGGAAATCAAACCCTTGGTTGCGGAAGTCAATCGCTTGCTAGTGCTGGTTGAGAGGCGCTTGCATCAATCGCGCACGGCGATTGGCAATTTGGCTCACGCGTTAAAAACGCCTTTGGCGATGCTGTTTCGGCTGGCTGAAAATTCGCAACTCGATGATCATCCGGAGCTGCGCAATCAGCTGCAACAGCAAACTCAAGCGATACACGAGCGCATCGAACGAGAATTAAAACGCGCCCGTATCTCCGGTAATCTGCAAACTGCCAGTGTGTTTAATTCGCAGCAAGAACTCACGGCCTTAGTCATGCTTTTGCAAAACGTTTATGCTGAGAAAAATCTAACGATCAAAGTAAATGCCCCCGATCAACTAATCAATTTTGATCGGGAAGACATGCTGGAACTGACCGGTAATTTGCTGGATAACGCCTGCAAATGGGCTGATAAGCAGGTCGTAGTCACGGTTGAACATGAGGACGGCATTACCATCAGTGTCGAAGACGATGGCCCCGGTTGTTCGTTGCAGGATATGCAGCAATTAAGTAAGCGGGGATTACGGCTGGACGAAGCAGTGCAGGGACATGGGCTAGGCTTGGCGATTGTGCGTGACATCGCCGTATTTTATGGCGGTACGCTGGAGATCATGCGTTCCAAGCAGCTAGGTGGTTTGCATGTGAGTGTGCAATTCCCAAGGTGGATAGCTGCAGCATCGGTATAATTCCCGCTTCTTTTGCATTTACCGTTTGATTGCTTATGACCACCGTTAACACCGAAAAACTTTCCAGCGCCCGTTTTGCCGAAGCCACCGATGCTTTTGTCGAAGAATTTACCGCTTCAGTCAATTTTGACCGGCGCATGGCCCGGCAAGATATTCAAGGCTCTCTGGCGCACGCGGCCATGCTGTGCAAGATAGGTATTCTGACTGAGCAGGAGCTCGCCGACATTCGCAGCGGATTGATGCAAATCGGCGGTGAGATCGAACGCGGCGAGTTCGTCTGGTCGATCAAGCAGGAAGATGTGCACATGAACATCGAAGCGCGTTTGACCGATTTGATCGGCATTGCCGGCAAAAAACTTCATACCGGCCGTTCGCGTAATGACCAGGTCGCAACTGACATTCGCTTATATTTGCGCAGCGAAATCGAAACGATATTGGCGCAGTTGCAACGCCTGCAAATCGCTTTATTGGATGTGGCGGAGCGCGAGGCCGACACCATCATGCCGGGTTTTACCCATTTGCAAGTCGCACAGCCCGTGACATTCGGCCATCATCTGATGGCGTGGTTCGAGATGCTGTGCCGGGATAAGGAGCGTCTGCAAGACTGCTGTAAACGCCTTAATGTGATGCCGTTGGGCGCCGCGGCATTGGCTGGTACCAGTTATCCTATCGACCGTTTCATGACTGCCGAACTATTAGGATTTTCCCGGCCGTCGAATAACTCCTTGGATTCGGTCAGCGACCGTGATTTTGCGATTGAGTTTGCGGCGGCCGGCAGTTTAATCATGATGCATTTGTCGAGATTCTCGGAAGAATTGGTGTTGTGGGCCAGCGCGCAATTCAATTTTATCGACATTCCGGATGCGTTTTGCACCGGCTCCTCGATCATGCCGCAAAAGAAAAACCCGGACGTACCGGAACTGGTGCGCGGCAAATCCGGCCGGGTCACCGGGCATTTGGTGTCCTTGTTAATGCTGATGAAAAGCCAGCCCTTGGCGTATAACAAGGACAATCAGGAAGACAAGGAGCCTTTGTTCGATACCGCCGACACCTTAATCAATTGTTTACGGGCCTTTGCCGATATGATGCCGCGCATTCAAGCCAAACGCGAAAATATGTATAACGCCGCCAAAAGAGGATTCGCCACCGCTACCGACTTGGCTGATTATTTGGTTCGCAAAGGTATGCCATTCCGTGATGCCCACGAAGTCGTAGGTCAGGCTGTGCGGCTAGGACTACAAACGGAACGGGATCTGTCAGAATTAGCGCTCACAGAGTTGCAGGGCTTTTCCGCCACCATTACAGCTGACGTTTTCGACATTCTGAAACTGGAAGGTTCGGTCGCTGCCCGCAATCATATCGGCGGCACCGCACCGGCAGCGGTTCGTCAGGCAATATGTGAAGCAAGACAACAAATACCCCACTAAATCCTGGAAATTGGCTTTTTAACTGCTACCCTTCGAGCATCGTTTGATTCGGAGGGTGGCATGCCCCAATATTTTTCCCGACTGCTTGCTGAACCATCGCCTGATGAGCGCCAGCAAGAAACCGACTTTTGGCACGACCGGGAACTGAGCTTATTTAGCTGTCCCGACGCCGATGCCGATCAAGTATTGACCTCCATAGTTTTCAAAATTAGTAGAAACCCGAAAGATCTACTGGCGCATCTACGCAGGATTTATATTTGTTACGACCGGCATCTGTCCGAGCAACTCTACGCAGCCTTGTTGGATTTAGTGATTATTTTGGATGGGAAAGGGACTTCGATTAGTCGCCGTATGATACAAGCTAGTCAGGCGCGACTGCATGGTCAGCAATGTCAGGATTTGCTTAAAACTGATGCGAAGGAGCCACAAGGTAATCGATATTCGCTGTTTAGCAAAGGAATGTTGGGTAGCCGCGAACTGGTCAGGTCCAGACAGCAAACGGAAGCTCAGCATGATTATCTGGCCTTAGCTAACGACTTTATCGAATACAGTCAGCTTGAACAGGCCATGGATGTGTTGGAAACCGGCATCACCCTTCAGCATGATCGTCCGGATTTACAACTGGCTTTGTTAGAGCTTTATAAATCCACAAAAAACCGCGAGCGCTTTCAAATCAATCGGCAACGCTTTAGCGACTCTGCCATTGTCCTAGATGCTGAATGGCGGGAA
This region includes:
- a CDS encoding Ig domain-containing protein, with product MKKMTLLLPLLALGSAAEASNIRGSLGNFDAMNRTGEIVYGIEIELDDCHSKDVISTYPGNHYGYGKIREDLTDPAHPKTFVRYEQPVASGFQTGFTNFLPPNSAPSCYNLAQNVGCEHFGVHFAYGNANPYSAVKYNWLVKDASGKVVVGPSLLISTPVFDFTPPVVGIPAQVVATIPAPVVPQPVVKEFGEPSWVKVIKTKTHKTRPLALGDLISDDHDGDNLPDWTNGEPDEVESEWHLLQTRNGASSKKTELTGKAEDMGENGDKVITRRYEFYAYAGPAASIDGEKGEAMCDAVGADGISGLDVVDVTNAFGETQSFDCSTVAVVGEYLGAQMTEFLAATPFSMVDALQNGSVNELLPQRPVANGGNTPYVVNVTTGALPNGLAIDSDTGLLSGVPSKVGVFNFTVSASDTDGTAASKAYTVKVTGPGDTDRDNDIDLNDLNTIKAKYGQVVSAGDPSDVNGDLRVNLADHRKAATLCTLPKCALVTPTP
- a CDS encoding NUDIX hydrolase, translated to MHNELLDVVDKDDAVIAQQPRSVIHANRLRHRAVHILVFNDAGQLFLQKRSMKKDLNKGLWDTSAAGHVDAGESYACSAPRELQEELGVSAESLEGLFKLEPSTDLGMEFIQVYRCRHNGPFDLATDEIDEGCWVDQVILDERVAANDPTLTLTFKIIWQQFRNIAN
- a CDS encoding AMP-binding protein; this translates as MLKVVLRWLLTLVYRVKVHGLDNYAKAGNRVLIVANHTSFLDPLLLGVFLPDDITFAINTQISERWWLKPFLRLSKVFPMDPTHPLSLKALIHHLQSDTKTVIFPEGRITVTGSLMKIYDGTGMVADKSGATILPVRIEGAEFSRFSRMGGILRKHWLPRIAIHIQPPTLIETHGDVTGKARRKHSGHILADIMTEMMFATSHYQQTIFSALLEARTLYGGSYTVAEDLERKPLSYDALITRSLIVGKLISAITQTGENVGVLLPNSCKTLNVVLGLQIYRRVPAMLNYSIGANGMAAACRTGQVNTVLTSRKFIELAHLEDDTATLAQHVKLVYLEDLAASLTGADKLLGWLKAKSAGIWYKSHDYDADDAAVVLFTSGSEGLPKGVVLSHANILANHKQIRSRIDFGPGDVVLNFLPMFHSFGFSVGTMMAVLNGMTSFFYPSPLHYAVIPEMAYEVGATIMFGTNTFLAAYAKKAHPYDFFSLRYVVAGAEKLQETTRTTWLDKFGIRILEGYGATETSPVTSVNTPMDYKAGSVGRFMPDMLHKLEPVPGIENAGKLHVAGPNIMKGYLLPDNPGVLVPPCSAAYGEGWYDTGDIVHVDDEGFIHIRGRSKRFAKIGGEMVSLTAVEQLAINAWPDAQHVVVSLPDPKKGEQLVLLTTRRDANAKQLAEASTGVATINLPKKVFVLDKLPVLATGKTDYPGATALAARLLEGNVEPA
- a CDS encoding TetR/AcrR family transcriptional regulator → MARRSEHSQEQIKEMVLVAAETIVIEDGYSALTVRKIAMEIGYTVGSIYMVFANMNDLLTHVKGRTLDELAKQLLHCVPSASVEENILILAETYLNFAAQHFNRWRMIFDIQSEEPQPDWYLQKVEQMFAIVEVLFIQLTPSSSSEQSRLAARTLWSGVHGICILSLTAKPQVSDIEASKLSVDLLVQAFIQGWKALAPLQVSAKPPEK
- the lplT gene encoding lysophospholipid transporter LplT, which encodes MSKHIYPLLVAQFLSAFADNAILFTVIAMVMQDAHPVSWYVPALQSVFLVAFVVLAPWVGGFADNHAKSRVLIVANLIKACGAGLLLFHVEPLLAYCLVGVGAALYSPAKYGILPELAGHDGLVKANSWIEGSTILAILTGMVVGAKLADHSTTWALIATIVLFLISAATTLFLPIGLRKTPPSGSKVRLFYLEVKTFLAMPRSRFAVLGASLFWAAAASVRVIIIAWAPLVLMTHNASDIANLTLFLAIGIIAGSVLVPRLIPLEHLRRARIPAYLMSIFIIALSFTEAVWPARFVLFLMGMAGGMFIVPINAALQDLGQQSIGSGGAVAMQNFFQNVAMLLSVGGYTLAAAEHVTPIAALIGLGLLLLAATFLVVWHLPEVEQAPSNLE
- a CDS encoding class I SAM-dependent methyltransferase, coding for MPALSCPLCNSLNTHHFHSDSQRDYKRCQNCLLVYVDCTQHLSPSQEKAIYDLHQNSIDDPGYIEFLSRLANPLLERLPNNSAGLDYGCGPGPALARLLKAQGHRISVYDPFYADFPERLHQTYDFIVCTEVVEHFRAPKREFDALFELLKPGGWLGIMTKLVIDAEAFAKWHYKNDQTHIAFFSRPTFRWLAAHYHCQIEFIGNDAIILQRNPRHYND
- a CDS encoding cohesin domain-containing protein, whose protein sequence is MNKNLFIRLLALAAAGFFHTAEATTLSLKFPNNSNIYTTTVGSFFDANIYVDGLADFGAFDLTLTYNSNNLSAQSLTSTSIFGTDDSAVFINTITPGIGGSGSIHFAEDLSPTSSANTGLNITGPTLLGTITFKALTVSAINTAYLINFSASSEIYTFDGTSIGGTAQGGNVKITAVPAAVPLPASIFLFVPGLLAVFGARKGTRKIAA